A genomic window from Gossypium hirsutum isolate 1008001.06 chromosome D10, Gossypium_hirsutum_v2.1, whole genome shotgun sequence includes:
- the LOC121222487 gene encoding uncharacterized protein gives MKMITCDRATYDATVMAHKKYEPFLNKSIDHYDEMAVVVGKDMTTGSFARTFADIDLDDGNEDSMPVDCDNEEAEEVRTNVSSSGTSKRKRKSGQESLVDEQIKFVGEQLGEIANALKQFTADKTAQLYEQVMSMEEEGFDDDFLCSVCDYLGSHESEAKMFLVKSKKNRKIWLQKFSQG, from the exons atgaaaatgatcacatgtgatagagcaACATACGATGCAACAGtaatg gcacacaagaagtatgaaccatttttgaataaaagcattgatcattatgatgaaatggctgtggttgttggcaaagatatgacaacagggagttttgccagaacatttgctgacatagatttggatgatggtaaTGAAGATTCAATGCCTGTAGACTGCGACAATGAAGAGGctgaagaggtaagaacaaatgtatcttcatctggcacatccaaacgtaaaagaaaaagtgGTCAAGAAAGTctcgttgatgaacaaattaaatttgtgggtgagCAACTAGGcgaaattgctaatgctttgaaaCAATTTACTGCCGACAAGACAGCACAGCTTTACGAAcaagtgatgtcgatggaggaagaaggatttgatgatgacttcttGTGTTCTGTGTGTGATTATCTAGGGAGTCATGAATCAGAGGCCaaaatgtttttagttaaaagtaagaagaatagaaaaatttggcttcaaaaattttctcagggttga